A DNA window from Luteolibacter luteus contains the following coding sequences:
- a CDS encoding Co(2+)/Mg(2+) efflux protein ApaG: protein MTPLLRKLEGLTVRVDDVIYMPSLDAPQERPHPFVYFISIKNESDEKVTIRGRKWIVREDDGEVIVVEGDGVVGQSPVIAPGEHFSYNSYHVTRGDSVAEGAFFGETEDGDWVFTRIPEFQLKVPGWA, encoded by the coding sequence ATGACTCCGCTCTTGAGGAAGCTCGAGGGGCTGACGGTCCGGGTGGACGACGTCATTTATATGCCCAGCTTGGATGCCCCGCAGGAGCGTCCGCACCCCTTCGTGTACTTCATCTCGATCAAGAACGAGTCCGACGAGAAGGTGACGATCCGCGGCCGCAAGTGGATCGTGCGCGAGGACGATGGCGAGGTGATCGTGGTCGAGGGCGATGGTGTGGTCGGGCAGAGTCCGGTCATCGCGCCAGGTGAACATTTCTCCTACAATAGCTATCACGTGACCCGCGGCGATAGCGTCGCGGAGGGTGCCTTCTTTGGCGAAACGGAGGATGGGGACTGGGTGTTCACCCGCATCCCGGAATTCCAATTGAAGGTCCCGGGCTGGGCCTGA
- a CDS encoding phosphatase PAP2 family protein encodes MPRSFPWLDRALVPLLVLLVLGGIGLFIEIALEVRENETRRLDESLLLMMREPGNPSDPIGSDRIEEMARDLTALGGLTLLTGVTLVATGVALFADRWRLALLGVASVLGGTLVMNLLKHGFDRPRPNLVEHHTVVHNASFPSGHSMMAAMVYLTLGILLARTQPRKRVRAFIVVISILITILVGVSRVYLGVHWPTDVVAGWALGGAWAVMFWLLAMKVDPQSPAK; translated from the coding sequence ATGCCGCGGTCTTTCCCATGGCTGGATCGGGCCCTGGTCCCTCTTCTCGTGCTGCTGGTGCTTGGCGGCATCGGGCTTTTCATCGAGATCGCACTGGAAGTCCGCGAAAATGAAACGCGGCGTCTCGATGAATCCCTGTTGCTGATGATGCGTGAACCGGGGAATCCCTCGGATCCCATCGGTTCGGATCGTATCGAGGAAATGGCGCGGGATCTCACGGCCTTGGGCGGTCTCACGCTGCTGACCGGCGTGACCTTGGTCGCGACAGGTGTCGCCCTCTTCGCGGATCGGTGGCGCCTGGCACTTCTCGGGGTGGCCTCCGTGCTCGGCGGCACGCTCGTGATGAATCTCTTGAAGCATGGCTTTGATCGCCCGCGGCCGAATCTCGTCGAGCATCACACCGTGGTGCACAATGCGAGTTTCCCCAGCGGTCACTCGATGATGGCAGCCATGGTCTATCTGACGCTTGGCATCTTGCTGGCGCGGACCCAGCCGCGAAAGCGCGTGCGAGCCTTCATCGTGGTGATCTCCATCCTCATCACGATTCTGGTAGGAGTCAGCCGCGTCTATCTCGGCGTTCATTGGCCTACCGATGTGGTCGCAGGCTGGGCCCTTGGTGGAGCGTGGGCCGTGATGTTCTGGCTCCTCGCCATGAAAGTGGATCCCCAGAGTCCGGCGAAATGA